From the genome of Psychrilyobacter atlanticus DSM 19335, one region includes:
- a CDS encoding O-methyltransferase: MIDDLIKANEYVISKIKENDEVILEMEEYAKEHNVPIVTKEVAEYLKFMIKSNKSTNILEVGTAIGYSGSVMLQGNEGVTITTLEIDEDRYNEARINFEKMGYSSRVTQILGDALVEIPKLNDTFDFIFIDAAKGKYMDFYKDSYKLLKKDGVIFIDNIMFRGYLYNEYPKRFRTIVRKLNEFIEYLHENENFVLLPFGDGIGLVYKG, encoded by the coding sequence ATGATAGATGATTTAATAAAAGCAAACGAGTATGTGATATCTAAAATTAAAGAAAATGATGAAGTTATCCTTGAGATGGAAGAGTATGCAAAAGAACACAATGTACCTATTGTTACAAAGGAAGTGGCAGAATATCTTAAATTTATGATTAAATCTAATAAGAGTACAAATATATTAGAAGTTGGGACTGCTATTGGGTATTCAGGAAGTGTTATGCTGCAGGGGAATGAAGGTGTTACTATTACAACTCTAGAGATAGATGAGGATAGATATAATGAAGCCCGTATAAATTTTGAAAAGATGGGATATAGTTCTAGAGTAACTCAAATTTTAGGAGATGCTTTAGTAGAGATCCCGAAATTAAATGATACTTTTGATTTTATCTTTATCGATGCAGCCAAGGGAAAATATATGGATTTTTATAAAGATTCTTATAAGTTATTAAAAAAAGATGGGGTAATATTCATAGATAATATTATGTTTAGAGGATACCTATATAATGAATATCCTAAAAGATTTAGGACTATTGTTAGAAAGTTGAATGAATTTATTGAATATCTCCATGAAAATGAAAATTTTGTATTACTGCCTTTTGGAGATGGAATAGGATTAGTATATAAAGGGTAA
- a CDS encoding glycogen/starch/alpha-glucan phosphorylase: protein MKFEKEVIKTGLEKKLLVKYGKKISEGQDFEIYDALSQTIMEEIGGSWKETKDLYNNGREAFYFSAEYLMGRAFSNNLINLGVYEGVKELLEELNIDINKIESAESDAGLGNGGLGRLAACFIESMATLNLPGTGYGIRYKFGMFRQQFEDGFQVEYPDNWLKYGDPWSLRKDRDKVEVRFNKDESVMAVPYDTPIIGYGTNNINTLRLWQAEPVEELNLGEFNEQHYVEAMKEKNEAENISRVLYPNDDTNEGKKLRLKQQYFFTSASLQDIIKKFKLKHGTDFSMLPDFTSIQLNDTHPVVAIPELMRILIDVEGLLWSDAWEIVSKTFAYTNHTILSEALEKWYTELFKEVLPRIYNIIVRIHVQFQELLEEKYPADLGRRMSMAIVDEDTNLIHMAWLAIYGSYAVNGVAALHTEILKNAELKDWYELYPERFQNKTNGVTQRRWLLKSNPELSALITELIGDNWAIDLSELKKLETYVTDEKILNRFLDIKNTKKEQLAKFIKGNTGVDVDTDSIFDIQVKRLHEYKRQILNIFHIMDLYNRIKENPGMKITPKTYIFGAKAASGYFRAKGIIKLINEVAKTVNNDTDVAGRIKVVFVENYNISPAELIFPAADVSEQISTAGKEASGTGNMKFMMNGAPTLGTLDGANVEIVEEAGIENNFIFGMKVEDIIELKKSGYNPTKVMNETKGLKKVMDQLIDGTYSDGDTGMFKELYDALLVGASWHAPDHYFVLQDFEDYRTVRESIDGAFEDRLGWAKKAWMNISNAGKFTSDRTIAQYAKEIWKIEGKRI from the coding sequence TGAATATCTAATGGGAAGAGCATTTAGTAATAACTTAATCAACTTAGGAGTATATGAAGGAGTTAAGGAGTTATTGGAAGAGTTAAATATTGATATCAATAAGATAGAGAGTGCTGAATCAGATGCAGGGTTAGGTAATGGTGGACTAGGAAGACTAGCAGCTTGTTTTATCGAGTCTATGGCAACATTAAACCTGCCTGGAACAGGATACGGTATCAGATATAAATTTGGGATGTTCAGACAGCAATTTGAAGATGGATTTCAAGTGGAATATCCAGATAACTGGTTAAAATATGGAGATCCTTGGAGCTTAAGAAAGGACAGGGATAAGGTAGAAGTAAGATTTAATAAAGATGAGAGTGTAATGGCAGTACCTTATGATACACCTATCATTGGATATGGAACTAATAATATAAATACCTTGAGATTATGGCAGGCAGAACCAGTGGAGGAACTAAATTTAGGTGAATTTAATGAACAGCATTATGTAGAAGCTATGAAGGAAAAAAATGAGGCGGAAAATATATCTAGAGTTCTGTATCCTAACGATGACACGAATGAGGGGAAAAAATTAAGATTAAAACAACAATATTTCTTTACCTCAGCATCATTACAGGATATTATTAAAAAATTCAAGTTGAAACATGGAACTGATTTTAGTATGTTACCGGATTTTACGAGTATTCAATTAAATGATACTCATCCAGTGGTAGCGATACCTGAATTAATGAGAATCCTAATAGATGTAGAAGGGTTATTATGGAGTGATGCATGGGAAATAGTTAGTAAAACATTTGCATATACCAATCATACAATCTTATCGGAAGCTTTAGAAAAATGGTATACAGAATTATTCAAAGAGGTATTACCTAGAATATACAATATAATTGTAAGAATTCATGTACAATTTCAAGAATTGTTGGAGGAAAAATATCCAGCAGACCTAGGAAGAAGAATGAGTATGGCAATAGTTGATGAGGATACAAACTTAATCCATATGGCTTGGCTTGCAATTTATGGTTCTTATGCTGTAAACGGTGTAGCGGCACTCCATACAGAGATATTAAAGAATGCAGAATTGAAAGACTGGTATGAACTGTATCCTGAAAGATTCCAAAATAAAACTAATGGAGTTACTCAGAGAAGATGGTTGTTAAAATCTAACCCTGAATTATCTGCATTGATTACAGAATTAATTGGTGACAATTGGGCTATTGATCTGAGTGAATTAAAGAAGCTGGAAACTTATGTGACAGATGAAAAGATATTAAACAGATTTTTAGATATAAAAAATACTAAAAAAGAGCAGTTAGCTAAATTCATAAAGGGAAATACAGGAGTAGATGTAGATACTGATTCTATATTTGATATACAGGTAAAAAGGCTGCATGAATATAAGAGACAAATATTGAATATATTCCACATAATGGATCTGTATAATAGAATAAAAGAAAATCCTGGGATGAAAATTACTCCTAAAACTTATATCTTTGGAGCTAAGGCAGCATCTGGATATTTCAGAGCTAAGGGAATTATAAAATTAATCAATGAAGTGGCAAAAACTGTAAACAATGATACAGATGTAGCTGGAAGAATAAAGGTTGTATTTGTAGAAAACTATAATATTTCACCAGCTGAACTTATATTCCCGGCAGCAGATGTATCGGAACAAATTTCTACTGCAGGAAAGGAAGCTAGTGGAACAGGGAATATGAAGTTTATGATGAATGGAGCTCCTACATTGGGAACTCTAGATGGAGCCAATGTAGAGATAGTTGAGGAAGCAGGAATCGAAAACAACTTCATATTTGGAATGAAGGTAGAAGATATAATAGAGTTAAAAAAATCCGGGTACAATCCAACTAAAGTTATGAATGAAACTAAGGGACTTAAAAAAGTAATGGATCAACTAATAGATGGAACTTATAGTGACGGTGACACGGGAATGTTTAAAGAATTATATGATGCACTATTAGTGGGAGCTTCTTGGCATGCACCGGATCACTACTTCGTATTACAAGACTTTGAAGACTATAGAACGGTTAGAGAGAGTATCGATGGTGCTTTTGAAGATAGATTAGGATGGGCTAAGAAAGCATGGATGAATATATCTAATGCAGGTAAATTTACAAGTGACAGAACAATAGCTCAATATGCAAAAGAGATATGGAAGATAGAGGGGAAAAGAATATAA
- a CDS encoding AMP-dependent synthetase/ligase — MKTLKECILTAKEKYKEDIFVKSALKNYTYDEIIKDVLKWSGYLIERGVKKGDRIGIITPKSIEQLKSIYAVWMADGIIVPINENSREAELKFILEDSTPKVILTVSSLEEKIKDLYPEAETILLEDFDGLSKYSAYEERSGIDSEDTGALIYTSGSTGNPKGVMLTHKNLISNGESIVKIKKLITDDCLYSILPYWHSFSLAVEVIGSIMSGLSLGFTENQRTFVGDIPLFKPTIVLVVPRILEMIKGSIEKQIKNAGSEAEEGYQKLLQIAPLIKGDRYDSTPNEEYRQIYDILDKRLLVKIRSVFGENFKEFISGGAALDINLQRYFGYLGLPVMQGYGLSETSPVVSVDGLEDYCYGSSGNLLKWLLDQPLGDFTFLDEIGNRGKDLKGELLLKGSCVMKGYWNHRDESAKVIKDGWLHTGDIGYYKEEKLYISGRKTNMIVLKGGENIHPEFIENELKKSDIIDDVMVIGDGCKNLYACLTVPENYDEVHESELNILLKSEVKRLTNHLVSHQKPRDILLIPRFTIEDETYTGTMKVRRHMVNKRENEKINSFLEEVGEKKKI; from the coding sequence ATGAAAACACTAAAAGAATGTATATTGACAGCTAAGGAAAAATATAAAGAGGATATATTTGTCAAATCAGCTTTAAAAAATTATACATATGATGAAATAATAAAGGACGTTTTAAAATGGTCTGGGTACCTTATCGAAAGAGGGGTAAAAAAAGGTGATCGAATTGGAATAATAACTCCTAAGTCTATAGAACAACTTAAATCTATCTATGCTGTATGGATGGCAGATGGAATTATTGTCCCTATAAATGAAAATAGCAGGGAGGCTGAATTAAAGTTTATACTAGAGGATTCAACTCCTAAAGTTATTTTAACAGTCTCTTCACTGGAGGAAAAAATAAAGGATCTCTATCCAGAGGCAGAGACTATTCTTTTAGAAGACTTTGATGGGTTATCTAAATATTCAGCCTATGAAGAAAGGTCTGGGATTGATTCAGAGGATACAGGAGCTCTTATATATACCAGTGGTTCTACCGGAAATCCAAAGGGCGTTATGCTCACTCATAAAAATTTGATTAGTAATGGAGAATCGATTGTTAAGATAAAAAAACTAATAACTGATGACTGCCTCTATTCTATCCTTCCCTATTGGCATAGTTTTTCTTTAGCTGTAGAAGTTATAGGATCTATAATGAGTGGCCTAAGCTTAGGATTTACAGAAAATCAGAGAACTTTTGTTGGGGATATTCCTCTTTTTAAACCCACTATAGTACTAGTTGTACCAAGAATACTGGAGATGATCAAAGGGAGTATAGAAAAACAAATAAAAAATGCTGGTTCAGAAGCTGAAGAGGGCTATCAAAAATTATTGCAGATTGCCCCACTTATAAAAGGTGATCGATATGATTCTACTCCCAATGAGGAATATAGACAGATCTATGATATCTTAGATAAAAGATTACTGGTAAAAATTAGATCTGTTTTTGGAGAAAATTTTAAAGAATTTATTTCTGGAGGAGCAGCACTTGATATAAACTTACAAAGATACTTTGGATATTTAGGACTACCGGTGATGCAGGGTTATGGACTGTCTGAGACATCCCCAGTTGTCAGTGTAGATGGTCTAGAGGATTATTGTTATGGAAGTTCAGGGAACTTATTGAAATGGCTCTTAGATCAGCCACTTGGAGATTTTACATTTTTAGATGAAATAGGAAATAGAGGAAAGGATCTCAAGGGAGAATTACTTTTAAAAGGAAGCTGTGTCATGAAAGGGTACTGGAATCACAGAGATGAAAGTGCGAAAGTGATAAAGGATGGGTGGCTTCATACTGGGGATATAGGTTATTATAAAGAGGAAAAATTATATATAAGTGGTAGAAAAACTAATATGATAGTTTTAAAAGGCGGAGAGAATATTCATCCTGAGTTTATTGAAAATGAATTGAAGAAATCAGATATTATAGATGATGTGATGGTTATCGGAGATGGATGTAAAAATTTATATGCATGTTTGACAGTCCCAGAAAATTATGATGAGGTACATGAAAGTGAACTAAATATCTTATTAAAAAGTGAAGTAAAAAGATTGACAAATCATCTGGTTTCCCATCAAAAACCGAGAGATATATTACTGATTCCTAGGTTTACAATAGAGGATGAAACTTATACAGGGACTATGAAAGTGCGAAGACATATGGTAAATAAAAGGGAAAACGAAAAGATCAATAGTTTTTTAGAAGAAGTTGGAGAAAAGAAAAAAATATAA
- the dapF gene encoding diaminopimelate epimerase: MRFEKYHGLGNDFIIVGEEEIKTTLKYSELAKNVCNRKTGLGADGLIVVSKDEDNNNEMIFYNADGSFDTMCGNGFRCFCLYLKNHNLINKGELTVRTGAGMLKAEIINNNPYMVKVNMGREDYYHESIKLSSQGELFNKKIKVENKEFNITSLFMGTTHTVVFVDDISNEFVDEYGPLINDLEFFPLDTSVNFCKIEEGKLRIKTWERGVGRTLACGTGSCASAIVAKRLNLMGNNVVVQHLLGELEIELGEEIYMIGSGVKVASGYFENRE, from the coding sequence ATGAGGTTTGAAAAATATCATGGGTTGGGAAATGATTTTATTATTGTAGGTGAGGAGGAGATAAAGACAACTTTAAAATATTCTGAATTGGCCAAAAATGTCTGTAACAGGAAGACAGGCTTAGGTGCTGATGGGTTAATAGTCGTTTCTAAAGATGAAGATAATAATAATGAGATGATCTTTTATAATGCTGATGGGAGCTTTGATACTATGTGTGGAAATGGATTTAGATGTTTTTGTCTTTATCTAAAAAACCATAATTTAATAAATAAAGGTGAGTTAACTGTTAGAACAGGGGCAGGAATGTTAAAGGCAGAAATTATTAACAATAATCCTTATATGGTAAAAGTTAATATGGGAAGGGAAGATTATTACCATGAATCCATTAAATTGAGTTCTCAAGGGGAGTTGTTTAACAAAAAAATAAAGGTTGAAAATAAAGAATTTAATATAACTTCCTTATTTATGGGAACTACCCACACGGTAGTTTTTGTAGATGATATATCAAATGAATTTGTAGATGAATACGGTCCTCTTATAAATGATTTGGAATTTTTCCCGTTGGATACCAGTGTTAATTTTTGTAAGATCGAGGAGGGTAAACTGAGGATAAAAACATGGGAGAGGGGAGTGGGACGGACATTGGCATGTGGGACAGGAAGTTGTGCATCAGCAATTGTAGCTAAAAGGTTAAATCTTATGGGGAATAATGTAGTAGTTCAGCATTTATTAGGAGAGTTGGAGATTGAATTGGGAGAAGAAATTTATATGATAGGGAGTGGAGTAAAGGTAGCTTCTGGTTATTTTGAAAACCGAGAATAG
- a CDS encoding TIGR03905 family TSCPD domain-containing protein, whose translation MQTFTTSGVCAKTIDFKIEEGIVKSVKFNGGCAGNAIGLSALVEGMKVEDVVTRLQGTECGKRPTSCPDQLSKALKEFIK comes from the coding sequence ATGCAAACATTTACAACTAGTGGAGTATGTGCTAAAACGATAGATTTTAAAATAGAGGAAGGTATTGTTAAGAGTGTAAAGTTTAATGGTGGGTGTGCAGGGAATGCTATCGGGCTATCAGCTTTAGTAGAGGGAATGAAAGTAGAAGATGTGGTTACTAGACTACAAGGAACTGAGTGTGGAAAGAGACCTACATCATGTCCTGATCAGTTATCTAAAGCATTAAAAGAATTTATTAAATAA
- the rsmB gene encoding 16S rRNA (cytosine(967)-C(5))-methyltransferase RsmB produces MSLKMDIIGLLSQYEHGKFSNILLNDYFKEQETEIPGLTRGEKGFITEVFYGTIRNVMFLDYSIDKRVKSIDKLWVRNLLRLSMYQIHFMDSDDAGVVYEGVEVAKLRGGTFIGSFVNGVLRSFIREKDEDIEKLLEEGREDIVLSYPKWFFDEIKWEHKENYLEILKSYKKIPNISVKINKLNYNEEDFLGLLEIKGIKILKKVEDVYYIDSGMILETSEFKRGQITVQDGSSFLAAKYLDPQPGERILDTCSAPGGKAMAMAEMMDNEGEIVALDIHEHKLKLIESRTKQMGIDIVHAELMDARLVEKEFGTESFDRVLVDAPCSGFGVIRKKPEVLYTKKMKNVQELAKLQLDILNAAAKVVKVGGTLVYSTCTILNKENLENVTRFLKTNPNFEVEKVEISPNVNGSFDKLGGLNIFDEFLDGFYMVKLKKIEK; encoded by the coding sequence TTGAGTTTAAAAATGGATATAATAGGATTGTTATCACAGTATGAGCATGGAAAATTTTCAAATATATTATTGAATGATTATTTTAAAGAACAAGAAACAGAGATTCCTGGGTTGACTCGTGGAGAAAAAGGATTTATCACTGAAGTATTTTATGGAACGATTAGAAATGTAATGTTTTTAGATTATTCAATAGATAAAAGAGTAAAAAGTATAGATAAATTATGGGTAAGAAACTTACTTAGATTATCTATGTATCAAATACACTTTATGGACTCAGATGATGCAGGAGTAGTATATGAAGGTGTAGAAGTAGCTAAGTTAAGAGGTGGAACATTCATCGGAAGTTTTGTAAATGGTGTACTTAGATCATTTATTAGAGAAAAAGATGAAGATATAGAAAAATTATTAGAAGAGGGAAGAGAAGACATAGTTTTATCGTATCCAAAATGGTTCTTTGATGAGATCAAGTGGGAACATAAGGAAAATTATTTAGAGATATTGAAGTCTTATAAAAAAATTCCTAATATCAGTGTGAAAATAAATAAATTAAACTATAATGAGGAAGATTTCTTAGGATTATTAGAGATAAAAGGTATAAAGATCTTAAAAAAAGTAGAGGATGTTTATTATATAGATTCAGGAATGATATTAGAAACTAGTGAATTTAAAAGAGGTCAAATTACAGTACAGGATGGATCTTCATTCTTAGCAGCTAAATATTTAGATCCTCAACCAGGTGAAAGAATATTAGATACTTGTAGTGCTCCTGGTGGAAAAGCCATGGCTATGGCAGAGATGATGGATAATGAAGGTGAGATCGTAGCTTTAGATATCCATGAACATAAGTTGAAATTAATAGAAAGCAGAACAAAACAAATGGGGATAGATATAGTTCATGCTGAGCTTATGGATGCTAGATTAGTAGAAAAAGAGTTTGGAACTGAGTCCTTTGATAGAGTATTAGTAGATGCTCCATGCAGTGGTTTTGGAGTAATCAGAAAAAAACCTGAAGTACTTTATACTAAGAAGATGAAAAATGTACAGGAATTAGCTAAATTACAGCTGGATATATTAAATGCTGCTGCTAAAGTAGTAAAAGTAGGCGGAACTCTAGTATATAGTACTTGTACTATCCTTAATAAGGAAAACCTTGAAAATGTAACTAGATTTTTAAAGACTAACCCTAACTTCGAGGTAGAAAAAGTAGAAATATCTCCTAATGTAAATGGAAGTTTTGATAAATTAGGTGGATTAAATATATTTGATGAATTCTTAGATGGATTCTATATGGTTAAATTAAAGAAAATAGAAAAATAG
- the aqpZ gene encoding aquaporin Z: protein MKKKLIAEFIGTFWLVLGGCGSAVLAAGIPNLGIGFVGVSMAFGLTVLTMAFAIGHISGCHLNPAVSIGLCIGGRFEKKELLPYIVSQVLGGILGAGVLYIIASGLTGFDPAASGFASNGYGIHSPMGFSLLAGLVTEIVLTAVFLIIIMGATDERAPQGFAPIAIGLGLTLIHLISIPVTNTSVNPARSTAVAIFQGGWAIDQLWLFWVAPIIGAILGALIYKTMEEKQK, encoded by the coding sequence ATGAAGAAAAAACTGATAGCAGAATTTATTGGGACTTTTTGGTTGGTGTTAGGTGGATGTGGGAGTGCAGTACTTGCAGCAGGAATTCCTAATTTAGGAATAGGTTTTGTTGGGGTTTCCATGGCATTTGGTTTGACAGTTTTAACTATGGCATTTGCAATTGGGCACATATCAGGCTGCCATTTAAACCCAGCGGTTTCTATCGGACTCTGTATAGGTGGGAGATTTGAGAAAAAAGAGTTGCTGCCTTATATAGTTTCCCAAGTGTTAGGGGGGATACTTGGTGCAGGTGTTCTATACATTATAGCTTCAGGTTTAACGGGATTTGATCCGGCAGCCAGTGGATTTGCTTCAAATGGGTACGGAATCCATTCTCCTATGGGATTTAGTTTGTTAGCGGGATTAGTTACAGAAATTGTTCTTACAGCAGTATTTTTGATTATTATAATGGGAGCAACAGATGAAAGAGCTCCACAAGGATTTGCACCAATAGCTATAGGTTTGGGCTTGACTCTGATTCATTTGATAAGTATCCCGGTGACAAATACATCTGTAAATCCTGCTAGAAGTACAGCAGTTGCTATTTTTCAAGGGGGATGGGCTATAGATCAATTATGGTTATTTTGGGTAGCACCGATTATAGGGGCTATATTAGGAGCTCTGATATATAAAACTATGGAAGAAAAACAAAAATAA
- a CDS encoding Na/Pi cotransporter family protein codes for MGDALNIILNVIGGLGIFLYGMENMANAMQKVAGDKLKNVIAIVTKNRFLGVLVGIIITILVQSSSVTTVMVIGFVNASLMNLTQALGVILGANIGTTAVGWLLILKVGKYGLPLAGIGAIIGMFAKTEKGKEKSKLMMGIGLIFFGMELMKNGFEPLRAMPEFVAMFQRFHVTGIGSAFLVAMVGAFLTAIVQASAATLGITIMLASQGLIDAQTGVAIVMGLNVGTTITAFLASFGAKANAKRAAYAHTIINIFGLLWVLPIYGIYTKMIGHIVDPNVNISGFLAAAHTIFNVTNAVLFIFLLTPLANFLKKIIPNDEVKAKKYTHLDVRMLETPTLAIEQTKAEVASIGDDIKLALEKVKTVIENNLPKNSDEIAEVFRIEEKVDMVQSEVAELNSQILGLDIEQHLVMVTRKNIAICDQYESLTDYAERIMKVYARLKENDLTINEHKKQDLFMLHNAVVEFFELVNTAYVTNNVDITIEAVKKSTEITNMYRKARKGHLERMGNDKKQRPMLSTGHMDMLNHYRRLSDHMLTVVEIMNI; via the coding sequence ATGGGAGATGCGTTGAATATAATATTGAATGTAATTGGTGGATTAGGAATTTTCTTATATGGAATGGAAAATATGGCCAATGCAATGCAAAAGGTAGCGGGAGATAAATTAAAAAATGTAATTGCAATAGTAACTAAAAACAGATTTTTAGGTGTTTTAGTAGGTATAATAATTACAATTTTAGTTCAATCTTCATCTGTAACAACAGTTATGGTAATTGGATTTGTAAATGCAAGTTTAATGAACCTGACTCAAGCTTTAGGAGTTATCTTAGGAGCTAATATAGGAACTACTGCTGTAGGTTGGCTGCTTATTTTAAAGGTCGGTAAATATGGGCTTCCTTTAGCAGGTATCGGTGCTATCATAGGAATGTTTGCTAAAACTGAAAAGGGCAAAGAAAAATCAAAATTAATGATGGGAATAGGTCTGATATTCTTTGGAATGGAACTTATGAAAAATGGATTTGAACCTCTCAGAGCTATGCCAGAATTTGTTGCAATGTTTCAAAGATTCCACGTAACAGGGATAGGTAGTGCATTCTTAGTAGCTATGGTAGGAGCATTTTTAACTGCAATAGTGCAGGCTTCGGCAGCTACTTTAGGGATAACAATAATGTTAGCCAGCCAAGGATTGATAGATGCACAAACAGGTGTAGCTATCGTAATGGGACTAAATGTCGGAACTACTATCACAGCATTTTTAGCATCGTTTGGTGCTAAGGCGAATGCCAAAAGAGCAGCTTATGCCCATACGATCATTAATATCTTTGGACTTCTATGGGTACTTCCGATATATGGGATATACACTAAGATGATAGGGCATATTGTAGATCCTAATGTAAATATAAGTGGTTTCTTAGCAGCAGCCCATACAATATTTAATGTTACAAATGCGGTTTTATTTATATTTTTATTGACTCCGTTAGCTAATTTTTTGAAAAAAATAATTCCAAACGATGAAGTGAAAGCAAAAAAATATACACATCTAGATGTAAGAATGCTGGAAACTCCTACTTTAGCTATTGAACAAACAAAGGCAGAGGTAGCTTCTATAGGTGACGATATTAAGTTAGCTTTAGAGAAAGTTAAAACTGTTATAGAAAATAATCTACCAAAAAATTCTGATGAAATAGCAGAAGTATTCAGAATTGAAGAAAAAGTGGATATGGTTCAAAGTGAAGTGGCGGAATTAAACTCACAAATTTTAGGATTAGATATAGAACAGCACTTAGTTATGGTTACAAGGAAAAATATAGCTATCTGTGATCAGTATGAGTCTTTAACTGACTATGCTGAAAGAATTATGAAAGTATATGCCAGATTAAAAGAAAATGATTTAACTATCAATGAACATAAAAAACAAGATCTATTTATGCTGCATAATGCAGTAGTAGAGTTCTTTGAACTAGTAAACACTGCATATGTAACAAATAATGTAGATATAACAATAGAAGCTGTAAAAAAATCTACTGAGATTACTAATATGTATAGAAAAGCAAGAAAAGGCCATTTAGAAAGAATGGGTAATGATAAAAAACAGAGACCTATGCTGAGTACAGGGCACATGGATATGTTAAATCACTATAGACGTTTAAGTGATCATATGTTAACAGTAGTAGAGATAATGAATATATAG
- a CDS encoding FKBP-type peptidyl-prolyl cis-trans isomerase, with translation MKIENGKKVTLEFVLRDDKGNLLDKTTKGDELIFTYGDEAVVIGLEEALLGKKTGDKFNVKITPNKGYGEYDENLTIEMPIEDFDGMGLYEGLEFEADTDEGVGVFTIKEVISEEDKVIVDGNHPYAGMTLNFEIKVVKVK, from the coding sequence ATGAAAATAGAGAATGGAAAAAAAGTAACTTTAGAATTTGTGTTGAGAGATGATAAGGGGAACTTATTGGATAAAACTACTAAGGGGGACGAATTAATTTTTACCTATGGTGATGAAGCTGTGGTTATAGGGTTAGAAGAAGCTCTTTTAGGGAAAAAAACAGGAGATAAATTTAATGTTAAAATAACTCCTAATAAAGGATATGGTGAGTACGATGAAAACCTTACGATCGAGATGCCTATAGAAGACTTTGACGGAATGGGCCTTTATGAAGGGTTAGAGTTTGAAGCTGACACAGATGAAGGAGTAGGAGTTTTCACTATAAAGGAAGTCATTTCAGAGGAAGATAAAGTAATAGTAGACGGAAATCATCCCTATGCAGGAATGACCCTTAATTTTGAGATAAAAGTAGTAAAAGTTAAGTAA
- a CDS encoding DUF1294 domain-containing protein encodes MKYIYIYMGIINFLTFLIFGIDKYKAKKDYSRVSEKTLFLLCFIGGGIGGFVGMYTFRHKIRKWYFNLLVPISIVVGVYGGYSIYKVLMSN; translated from the coding sequence ATGAAATACATATATATTTATATGGGAATAATAAATTTTTTAACTTTTTTAATCTTTGGAATAGATAAATATAAGGCTAAAAAAGACTATTCAAGGGTATCGGAAAAAACGTTATTTCTCCTCTGTTTTATAGGGGGCGGAATAGGTGGATTTGTAGGGATGTATACCTTTAGACATAAAATTAGAAAATGGTATTTTAATCTGCTGGTACCCATATCCATAGTAGTAGGAGTTTATGGAGGATATTCTATTTATAAAGTTTTAATGAGTAACTAA